From Nymphaea colorata isolate Beijing-Zhang1983 chromosome 6, ASM883128v2, whole genome shotgun sequence, a single genomic window includes:
- the LOC116256822 gene encoding pectate lyase 1: MALPYSRVDSDLRALAGQAEGFGRFAIGGLHGAVYRVTSLADDGLGSLREACRRKEPLWIVFEVSGVIHLSSYLKVSSYKTIDGRGQRIKLTGKGLQLKECEHVIICNLEFEGGRDADCIQIKPKSRHIWIDRCSLRDYDDGLVDITRASTDITVSRCHFSQHNKTILIGADPTHIEDRCIRVTIHHCFFDGTRQRHPRVRFGKVHLYNNYIKNWGIYAVCASIESQIFSQCNIYEAGQKKQAFKYLTEKAADKEEAGSGYIRSEGDLFVSDTESGLLENIDHSTFFKAGEIYPTWTMEAPTEALKEVIRLSAGWQLVARPEEAAA, from the exons ATGGCGCTACCTTACTCTCGAGTCGATTCGGATCTAAGGGCGCTCGCCGGACAAGCCGAGGGCTTCGGCCGCTTTGCCATCGGCGGACTCCATGGGGCCGTCTACCGCGTCACCTCCCTCGCAG ATGATGGCCTCGGATCACTTCGTGAAGCATGCAGGAGAAAGGAACCACTATGGATAGTGTTTGAAGTTTCTGGTGTAATTCACCTGTCGTCTTACCTGAAAGTATCGTCTTATAAAACAATTGATGGCCGTGGCCAGAGGATAAAGCTTACGGGAAAGGGTCTGCAACTAAAGGAGTGTGAACATGTGATCATCTGCAATCTCGAGTTTGAAGGCGGAAGAGATGCTGACTGCATCCAGATTAAGCCAAAATCAAGGCACATTTGGATCGATCGTTGTAGCTTACGTGATTATGATGATGGATTAGTTGACATTACACGAGCAAGTACAGATATTACTGTGTCCag ATGCCATTTTTCCCAACATAATAAAACAATTCTTATCGGAGCAGATCCGACTCACATTGAAGATAGGTGTATTAGGGTGACAATCCACCATTGCTTTTTTGACGGGACTCGTCAAAGACATCCTCGCGTGAGATTTGGAAAGGTCCATCTCTATAATAACTACATTAAGAACTGGGGGATATATGCCGTTTGCGCAAGCATTGAATCGCAG ATATTTTCCCAGTGTAATATCTATGAAGCAGGACAGAAAAAGCAGGCCTTTAAGTATCTAACAGAGAAG GCAGCAGACAAGGAAGAGGCGGGGTCTGGTTACATAAGATCTGAAGGGGATCTGTTTGTAAGTGATACAGAATCTGGTTTGCTAGAGAACATCGACCACAGTACTTTCTTCAAGGCTGGTGAGATATACCCAACATGGACCATGGAAGCACCCACTGAAGCTTTGAAAGAAGTCATCAGATTATCTGCAGGATGGCAACTTGTAGCACGCCCTGAAGAAGCTGCTGCTTAA